The nucleotide window GGAGGCGGCGCACATCGGCCGCAGCCACGCCCTGCTCGCCCTCACCAGCTCCGACACCACCAACCTGGAGGCGGTGCTCTACGCGCGCAGCTGCAAACCGGACGTCGGCGCGGTGATGCGGCTCCACGACGACCAGTTCGCCGGCGCCGTCTACCGCACGCTGCGCGATTCCCATCCGCAGGCGCTCACCCGCAGCCGCAGCGTCTCCTCGCTGGCCGCCCCCGCGTTCGCCGCCGCCATGATGGGGCGCCAGATCCTCGGGGCCATCCCGGTCGAGCGCAAGGTGCTGCTCTTCGTCACCGTGGAGGCCGGCGGCCACCCCCAGCTGGCCGGGCGCACGGTGGCCGAGGCGTTCCGCCCGGGCGCCTGGCGGGTGCTCGCGCTGGAGCTGCCCGGCGCCGCCGGGGCCGGTACGGCGGGGGTGGCCGGGCGGCTGCTGTGGGAGCTGGCGCCGGACCGGATCCTGCGCCCGCGGGACCGGGTCGTCCTGGTGGCCACCCGCCAGGGCCTGGGTGAACTCCTCGGCCGCCGCACCCGCTCGCGGACCACCGTCTGAAGAAACCTTTCCCCACCGCGACGGCTGCCGGTCCGCCCCGCTCGCCCCCGCCGACGCCGACGGCCCGGACGCTTCCGCCCGGGCCGTCGGACCGTTCCTGGACCGCACGTCCGCCAGGTGAGGGCGGGGCGTACGGCGCGCGGCTACAGCTTGGAGACCCCCAGGACCTTCTGCGCCGAGCCGACCCGCTGTCGCGGGGTCTGGCCCACGTCGTCGATGATGGCCGCGGCCGTCACCTTGTCCCCGACCCGGTAACGGGACGAAGTGTCCTGGACGTTGGGCGTGATGCCCACCCAGTCGTGCGTCTCGCCGTCGCAGCGCAGCACGAAGCGCTTCTTCTGGTAGGCGGAGCCGAACTGGACGACCCCGGTGCGCCGGTTCTGTGCGGCGAAGAAGACGCCGGGCTGCCGCACACTCCGTTCGCAGGAGTAGGTCCCCTCGACGACCAGGTTCTCCTCGTGGCCGGGGATGAGCATCGCCCGGTCGACCGTGATCGTGCCGAGGTCGTCGTCGGCCCGGGCGACACCCGGGGCGGTGACGACGGCGGCGGGCAGGAGCAGCGCGGCGGCGGTTGCCGCGCGCCGCAGACCGGTTCGCACGTGCATATGGCGGTGCCTTTCTTCCGTCAGGGCGTCCCGATCGTAGGGCCGGGTACCACGCCCGACGCCCCGCCGCGCGCCGGAACGGCGCCGCCTGCACCACCGATTCACCGGTACGGGTGGCGGCGGCCGTCACATGCGGTGGCCGCCCAGGTGGAACAGGAGCCAGACGAACCCGGCGAACAGATGGGTGGCGAAGACGTAGACGAAGACCCGCAGGAGGACCCCGCGCTCCTTGGCCTTCTCGGTGACCTTCTCGTCCTCGGGCGCCGGAAGCGCCCCTCGAGGGGCGGCGCCGGTCATCGCGGTTCTCCTGCTCGGCGTGGGCGGCCCCCAACGGTACCCCGCGCCCGGGCCCGGTCAGCCGTCGCCGGCCTGGTCCCCCAAGGTGTGCGGAACGCCGGCCGGCGGCACCGACGGGGCGGTCGCCCGGCCGAGGGAGAGCTCCAGCAGCCGGTCCCACAGCCCGTCCAGCACGGCGGCGGCCGACCGCTCGTCGGCCGCGTACCGCCGCGCCAGCCGCGCGGTCTCCTCGTCCCCGGCCCGCCCGGCCAGGGCGCCCAGCAACTCGTACCCCGGCACCGCCAGATGCGCCAGGACGTAGGCGTCCCGGGCGTTGCCGGCCGGGTGGCCGCCGCGTACCCGGGCCAGCAGCGACTCGCCGAGCGCGGCCAGCGCGAGCCCGGTGTCCCGGGCGGCCGAGGGGGCGGCGCCGTGGGCGGCCAGCCGCGCCTCCAGGGCGGCCAGGTGTTCGCGGGTCACCGCGCGATGGGCCTGGAGCGGCCCGCGCAACTCCGGTACCGCGGTGGCGGAGACCAGCGCGCCCAGCCCGGAGTCGACCAGGCGTTCCAGCGCGTGGACGTCGCGTAGCTGGGCGAGGAACACCTCGCGTACGGTGGCCGCCCTCATCGCCGCGCCGCCAGCGGAGCCAGCGGATCCCGCAGCAGCTCACCGGTGAGCGACTCCAGTACCGTCACCGCCCCGGCCACCGCCGCCCGCACCGGCGCGCTCAGCTGTGCGACCGCGCCCGGCCCGCCGTCCGCCGCCCGGACCAGCGGCTCGCACCCCAGCAGCAGCGTCCGGGGGAGCGGCGCCCCCTCGTCCCGGGCGATCCGGCGGGCTACCGCGAGCGCCCGCGCGGTTCCGGAGGCGCCGGACGGGTCGGGGGCCGGGGCCGGTTCGAGGAGGTAGAGGGTGCCGGGCCGGCCGCCGCGCGGCGCCGCGTCCACCAGCACGGCCGCGTGGTAGCCGTCCAGCAGCCGGTCGGCCAGGTCCGTGGCGTGGGTGCCGAAGTCGACCACGTGCACCCCGGCCGGCACCGGCCTGCCCCGCATCGCCTCGACCACCTCCGGGCCGAAGGAGTCGTCGGCCACCAGCAGTTCGCCGACCCCGGCGACCAGGATCCGCACCGGCCCCGCCCCGGCCGCCGTACCGGTACGTGCCGTGCGCGCCGGGACGTACCCGTGGGTGCCGGGCCGCCCTCCGGTACGAGGCCGTACCCGGCCTCCCCGGCGGTAGCGGACCTGGCCGGCCGTCACCGTTGGCTCGCTCACGTCTCCTCCAGGGCGGTCGGGAACGCCGCGGCGACCGCACCGCCCGCCGTCCTCGGCGGACCAGGGGCGCCGCCGCCAAATCTGGCACAGCGGGATGTTTCCGACAACGGGAGCGTCGGACCACCGACCGCGGCCGGCCACCGGCACGGTTGGGCCGGGCGGGCGAAGACCGGCCCGCGGCACGGCGGGGGCCACCCCCGTGCGCCACCCGGGCCCCTACAGTGACCGCGTCCGGCCGCCACGGCGCACCGCCGACCCGCGCCTGGGCCGCCGTAACGCCGGCGGCGCGCCGGCCGTGGACCGCCGGACGCGGGGGAACTCCGGCCGTCCGGTGCCGGGTCGTCGCACGTGGGCCGAACCGAGGAGACCAGCGGATGACGCACCGTCGCATCGAGCCCGCCCGGCCTGCGGTCGCCACCGCCACGGCGGTGAGCTGACCGTGGCCCGCCGGACGCAGGGGACGCTAACCGCCCCCGGGGACCAGGGGGCCGTTCGGCACCGGGTCGTGGTGCGGGGGATCGTGCAGGGGGTGGGGTTCCGCCCGTTCGTGCACGGGCTCGCCGGTGAGCTGGGGCTGGCCGGGTACGTCATCAACAACGCCGGCGGGGTCGTCGCCGAGGTGGAGGGCGACCCCGGACGGGTGCACGTGTTCTGCCGCCGCATCAGCGCCGACGCCCCGCCCCGCGCCGTCATCCACTCCGTCTCCCACATGCGGGTCCCCCCGCTCGGCGGCACCGACTTCACCATCCGCCCCTCCGAGAAGGGCCCCGGACGCACCCTCGTCCCCGCCGACACCGCGCCGTGCCCCGCCTGCCTGGCCGAGCTGACCGCCCCCGGCGACCGGCGCTACCGCCACCCCTTCATCGCCTGCGCGCACTGCGGCCCGCGGTTCACCATCGTCACCGCGCTGCCCTACGACCGCGCCGCCACCACGATGGCGCCGTTCCCGATGTGCGGGCGGTGCGCCGCCGAGTACGCCGACCCCGCGGACCGGCGGTTCCACGCCCAGCCGGTGGCCTGCCCCGACTGCGGACCCGCGCTCCACCTCACCGCGCCGCGCCGTCCGGCACCGCTCCACGGCGACCAGGCGCTCGCCGAGGCCCGCCGGCTGCTGACCGCCGGGGCGGTCCTCGCGGTCAAGGGCCTCGGCGGCTACCAGCTGGTCTGCGACGCCACCGACGAGGGCGCCGTGGCCGCCCTGCGGAGCAGGAAGGGGCACGGCACCCGGCCGTTCGCCGTGATGGCCGCCGACCTGGAGACCGCCGCCGCCCTCGCCCCGGCCGGGGAGGAGGAACGCGCCCTGCTCTGCGACCCCCGCCACCCCGTCGTGCTGCTGCGCCGCGCCGCCGTCCCCGGCCCCGGAGCCGGCCAACGCCCCACCCCGGCCGACGCCGTCTGCCCCGGCGGCCCCGACATCGGCGTCACGCTGCCCCACACCCCGCTGCACCACCTGCTCTTCGGGCTCCCCGGTGACCCGCCCGGCCCCCGGCTGCTGGTGGTCACCGGCGGCAACCGGCCCGGCGAACCACCCGTCACCGACGACACCGAGGCCCGCGACCGGCTCGACGGCATCGCCGACGCCTGGCTGTGGCACGACCGCGGCATCCGGGTGCCCTGCGACGACTCGGTGGTACGCGTACGCCCGGACGGCGAGCCGCAGCCGCTGCGCCGGTCGCGCGGTTACGTGCCCGAGCCGGTCGAGCTGCCCTACGCGGTGCCGCCCTCGCTGGCCGTCGGCGGGGCGGACGACACCACGTTCTGCCTCGCCCAGGGGCGTACCGCCTGGCTCTCCCCGCACCTCGGCGACCTGGCGCGGCCGGCCGCCGCCGCCGCGTTCGCCCGCACGCTGGACCACCTGGCCGCGCTGACCGGGGTACGGCCGCGGATCCTCGCCGCCGACCGGGACCCCGGCGACCTGGCGGCGCGCTGGGCCCGGGAGCACGCCGAGGGGCGCCCGCTCCACCTCGTCCAGCACCACCACGCGCACGTGGCCGCCGCCATGGCCGACGCGGGCCTCGACGGCACGGCGCCGGTGATCGGTGTCGTCCTCGACGGCGGCGGCCACGGCGACGACGGCGCGCTGTGGGGCGGCGAGGTGCTGCTCGCGGACTACGACGGGTACCGGCGGGCGGCCCACCTGGCCTACCTGCCGCTGCCGGCCGCCGCGCGCGGGAACAGCCCGGCCCCGTACCGGACGGCCCTCGCCCATCTGCGGGCGGCCGGCCTGACCTGGGAACCCTGGCTGCCGCGCGCGGCGGACCAGCCGGCGGACGAACCGGACGCGGCGGACACCGGCGAGGTCTCCACCTCCAGCATGGGACTGCTCTTCGACGCGGTCGCCGCCCTCCTCGGGCTCCGCCCCGACGACGGCCACCCGGCCGCCGTGCTGGAGGCGTGCGCGCTGCCCGCCATGGCCGACGAGGGCGACCACGCCTACGCCTTCGGGCACCGCGCGGACGGCGTGCTCGACCCGGCGCCGGTGCTGCGTTCCCTCGTCGCCGACCTGCGCACCGGCACCCCCGCCGCCACCGTCGCCGCCCGCTTCCACCACGCGGTGGCCCACGCGGTGCGCACCGCCTGCCGGCGGGTACGGGAGGCCGACGGGGTGACCACGGTCGTCCTCACCGGCGACCTGTTCGCCGACGCCCTGCTGGAGGAGGGGTGCCACCGGGCGCTGCGCGCCGACGGGTTCACCGTGCTGCGCCACCGCCAGGTGCCGTGCGGCGACGGCGGACTCGCCCTGGGCCGGCTGATGGTGGCCACCCGGCTGCGCGCCCGCCCGGCCGGTGCCACCGGGACGGGCACCGGCGCGCGGGGCGGTACCTCCCGCGGCCGGTCGCCCGGGTGAGCCGCCGGACGACAGGTGGGATCGGGGTGGTGGCCGTGGCCGGTGGGGCGCGGGCGCCCGGCCGCGGGCCGTTCAACTCGCCGTCGAGCGGGTAGCCGCGAAGCGTAAGGCACCGACCGGCCACCACAAACCGACCACAGATCGAGGTGAGGGTGATGTTCCTGCTGGGCTTCCTGCTGCTCGCGGCCTCCGCCGCGTTCACCGGGCTGGTGATCGCCGGCAACACCGGCGGCGGACCCGACTACACGGCGAACGTGCTCGGCCAGCATGTCGCCACCCTCAACACGCTGGGCGTCTTCGCGGCCGGCCTCGCCCTCGGGCTGATCTTCTGCCTGGGCCTGGCGATGATGACCGGCGCCGCGCGGGCGCGCCGCCGCAAGGCCGAGCTGACCTCCGCCCGCCAGGAGGCGGCGCGGGCCACCGCCGAACGCGACGCGGTCACCGCCCGTACCGGTGACGAGGCCGACCGCCCGGCCGCCACCGGCGCCCGGCACCGGCACGCCCGCCACCTGTTCGGCCACTGAACGACGCGGGCACCCGGTGTCGCCCAGGTCAGGCCGCCCTGAACTGGCCGAATACCGCCGTAAGCGCGACTTCGCCGCCACCGCGGAACCCGCGGGCGGCGAGGACGCGGGCACGCCGGGCGGCGACGGCCGGTTCGTGGTGCAGCTCCACGACGCGAGCACCCGACACTTCGACTTCCGGCTGGAGTCGCGCGGCGTGCTGAAGTCGTGGGCGGTGCCCAAGGGACCCTCCAGCGACCCGCGTGACAAGCGGCTGGCGGTGCCCACCGAGGACCATCCGCTGGAGTGCCGCGACGTCGAGGGCGTGATCGGCGAGGGCTACGGCGCCGGCACCGTGCTGGTGTGGAACACCGGCACCTACCGCAACCTCAGCCGGCGCCACGGTGAGCCGGTGCCGTTCGCCGACGCGCTCGACGCCGGCCACGTCTCGTTCTGGCTGGACGGCGGGAAGCTGCGCGGCGGCTACGCGCTGACCAGGCTGCGCGACGGGGCCTGGCTGCTGGTGAAGGAACGCGACCGGTACGCGCACGGTGGCGGGTCCCCGAGTCCGGAGCGGGTGCGTTCGGCGCGGACGCACCGCACGCTGCGGCAGATCGCGCGGGAGGAGGGCGGCTGACCGGCACCGGGAACGCGCGCACAGCGGAACCTGCGGGGCGTTCTCCCTTCGCCGGTATTGCCCGGATCAGGTATTGGGGGTCGCCTCCGGATCGTGCGATCCCGGGGCTTTCGGCACACCCGGAATTCGTCGTCCTTGATCCTTCGGCCTCTCAGTCCGATCGTCGACCGAGGTACCAGCGGCAGATCAACCGGTCTGTCGCCGCTGCCTCCTGCGGTCGAACTCCCTCGCTCGCCTCGCAGGCCCACCTCCATAGTGCATCGCCCCACCGGTGAACACCAGAGGTTCCGCGAACAATACCGACGAGTAGGCAAGGGTTTTTCCAGCCATCTCCACGCGCCCGTTCGTACCGCTGTACGGGCCGCGTCCAGCCGTCGCGGGCGGCTCCGCCACCCTATGATGAGCGCCGA belongs to Streptantibioticus cattleyicolor NRRL 8057 = DSM 46488 and includes:
- a CDS encoding DUF6126 family protein; translation: MTGAAPRGALPAPEDEKVTEKAKERGVLLRVFVYVFATHLFAGFVWLLFHLGGHRM
- a CDS encoding DUF892 family protein translates to MRAATVREVFLAQLRDVHALERLVDSGLGALVSATAVPELRGPLQAHRAVTREHLAALEARLAAHGAAPSAARDTGLALAALGESLLARVRGGHPAGNARDAYVLAHLAVPGYELLGALAGRAGDEETARLARRYAADERSAAAVLDGLWDRLLELSLGRATAPSVPPAGVPHTLGDQAGDG
- a CDS encoding hydrogenase maturation protease; the protein is MSEPTVTAGQVRYRRGGRVRPRTGGRPGTHGYVPARTARTGTAAGAGPVRILVAGVGELLVADDSFGPEVVEAMRGRPVPAGVHVVDFGTHATDLADRLLDGYHAAVLVDAAPRGGRPGTLYLLEPAPAPDPSGASGTARALAVARRIARDEGAPLPRTLLLGCEPLVRAADGGPGAVAQLSAPVRAAVAGAVTVLESLTGELLRDPLAPLAARR
- the hypF gene encoding carbamoyltransferase HypF, yielding MARRTQGTLTAPGDQGAVRHRVVVRGIVQGVGFRPFVHGLAGELGLAGYVINNAGGVVAEVEGDPGRVHVFCRRISADAPPRAVIHSVSHMRVPPLGGTDFTIRPSEKGPGRTLVPADTAPCPACLAELTAPGDRRYRHPFIACAHCGPRFTIVTALPYDRAATTMAPFPMCGRCAAEYADPADRRFHAQPVACPDCGPALHLTAPRRPAPLHGDQALAEARRLLTAGAVLAVKGLGGYQLVCDATDEGAVAALRSRKGHGTRPFAVMAADLETAAALAPAGEEERALLCDPRHPVVLLRRAAVPGPGAGQRPTPADAVCPGGPDIGVTLPHTPLHHLLFGLPGDPPGPRLLVVTGGNRPGEPPVTDDTEARDRLDGIADAWLWHDRGIRVPCDDSVVRVRPDGEPQPLRRSRGYVPEPVELPYAVPPSLAVGGADDTTFCLAQGRTAWLSPHLGDLARPAAAAAFARTLDHLAALTGVRPRILAADRDPGDLAARWAREHAEGRPLHLVQHHHAHVAAAMADAGLDGTAPVIGVVLDGGGHGDDGALWGGEVLLADYDGYRRAAHLAYLPLPAAARGNSPAPYRTALAHLRAAGLTWEPWLPRAADQPADEPDAADTGEVSTSSMGLLFDAVAALLGLRPDDGHPAAVLEACALPAMADEGDHAYAFGHRADGVLDPAPVLRSLVADLRTGTPAATVAARFHHAVAHAVRTACRRVREADGVTTVVLTGDLFADALLEEGCHRALRADGFTVLRHRQVPCGDGGLALGRLMVATRLRARPAGATGTGTGARGGTSRGRSPG
- a CDS encoding DNA polymerase ligase N-terminal domain-containing protein, whose translation is MSPRSGRPELAEYRRKRDFAATAEPAGGEDAGTPGGDGRFVVQLHDASTRHFDFRLESRGVLKSWAVPKGPSSDPRDKRLAVPTEDHPLECRDVEGVIGEGYGAGTVLVWNTGTYRNLSRRHGEPVPFADALDAGHVSFWLDGGKLRGGYALTRLRDGAWLLVKERDRYAHGGGSPSPERVRSARTHRTLRQIAREEGG